The following are from one region of the Pectobacterium actinidiae genome:
- a CDS encoding type II toxin-antitoxin system Phd/YefM family antitoxin: MSVQPILANAVVSISDFKKSPNAALKEANGEPVAVLTNGRISGYYFSPETWEALADYQEDIELAKIAHSRMKGKRVKVDLDEL; the protein is encoded by the coding sequence ATGTCCGTACAACCTATCCTTGCCAATGCTGTCGTGAGCATCAGCGACTTTAAAAAATCGCCCAATGCCGCGCTGAAAGAAGCTAACGGCGAACCTGTAGCCGTGTTAACCAACGGGCGTATCTCTGGCTATTATTTTTCCCCGGAAACATGGGAAGCGCTGGCCGACTATCAGGAAGATATCGAACTTGCCAAAATTGCCCATTCCCGGATGAAGGGTAAACGTGTGAAGGTCGATCTGGATGAGTTATAA
- a CDS encoding host cell division inhibitor Icd-like protein, whose product MATTPTQSHPQFTFLFLAVRRAELRALPHREAVIAPDEISARRLLARDYVLSFAGRLPLRSTRHV is encoded by the coding sequence ATGGCTACGACCCCCACCCAGTCACACCCGCAATTTACCTTTCTGTTTCTGGCCGTGCGCCGCGCTGAATTACGCGCCTTGCCGCACCGTGAAGCCGTTATCGCCCCGGATGAAATCAGCGCCCGCCGTCTGCTGGCGCGTGACTATGTGCTGTCGTTCGCTGGCCGTCTGCCGCTGCGGAGTACACGCCATGTTTGA
- a CDS encoding LysE family translocator, whose protein sequence is MSLHLWLAYTGIIIALIAIPGPSALISMSHGLRYGASRATATVLGGVSAAMILMSCSALGLGAILAASTTAFIALKIIGAVYLIWLGIASWRSKDMSTTEQDVQEASAPGWFPLFRKGFLVGISNPKDLLFFAALFPNFIDTSAPHALQLIILAVTWAFFDFSIMFIYACTGRRLSGLFSSPRRIKLFNRSTGGIFILAGTTLAASTR, encoded by the coding sequence ATGAGCCTTCACCTCTGGCTGGCTTATACAGGCATCATCATCGCTCTGATTGCCATTCCAGGCCCATCCGCCTTAATCAGCATGTCGCACGGTTTACGTTACGGTGCTTCACGCGCAACAGCAACCGTACTCGGCGGTGTCAGCGCGGCAATGATATTGATGTCCTGTTCAGCATTGGGGTTAGGTGCCATCCTCGCTGCGTCCACCACCGCATTTATCGCATTAAAAATTATTGGTGCGGTTTATCTCATCTGGTTAGGCATCGCGTCATGGCGTTCTAAGGATATGAGCACCACGGAGCAGGACGTGCAGGAAGCCTCTGCTCCGGGCTGGTTTCCGCTATTCCGTAAAGGCTTTTTGGTCGGGATCAGCAATCCGAAAGATCTGTTGTTTTTCGCCGCGCTCTTCCCAAATTTTATCGATACCAGCGCCCCACACGCCTTGCAGCTCATTATTCTGGCGGTAACCTGGGCCTTCTTCGATTTCAGCATCATGTTTATTTATGCCTGCACGGGCCGTCGTTTGTCGGGCCTTTTCTCCAGCCCACGCCGCATTAAGCTGTTTAATCGCTCGACGGGTGGGATATTTATTCTGGCAGGCACGACGTTAGCCGCGTCAACGCGTTAA
- a CDS encoding GNAT family N-acetyltransferase, protein MNIVIRPAQKSDASVILDLIIELAVYEKARHEVLASLEDIERSLFGEGATAETLICEIDGKPVGYAIFFMSYSTWLGKYGIYLEDLYIAQAYRQAGAGKALLKQVARLAQERQCGRLEWSVLDWNQPAIDFYKSIGAKPQDEWVRYRMDEKGIADFVTAS, encoded by the coding sequence ATAAACATTGTCATCCGCCCCGCGCAGAAATCAGATGCGAGCGTGATTCTGGATTTAATCATCGAACTTGCCGTGTATGAGAAAGCGCGCCACGAAGTCCTGGCTTCGCTTGAGGATATTGAGCGCTCGCTATTTGGCGAGGGGGCGACGGCTGAAACGCTGATTTGCGAGATTGATGGCAAGCCCGTCGGCTATGCGATTTTCTTCATGAGCTACTCAACCTGGCTGGGGAAATATGGCATCTATCTGGAAGATCTCTACATCGCGCAGGCGTATCGTCAGGCGGGAGCGGGCAAAGCGCTGCTGAAACAGGTTGCGCGTCTTGCACAGGAAAGACAGTGCGGACGGTTGGAATGGAGCGTGCTGGACTGGAACCAACCCGCGATCGATTTCTATAAAAGCATTGGCGCAAAGCCGCAGGATGAGTGGGTTCGCTACCGGATGGACGAGAAGGGGATTGCTGATTTTGTCACGGCATCGTAA
- a CDS encoding LysR substrate-binding domain-containing protein codes for MNIMHLDLRRIDLNLLVVFNSVYQHRSVAAAAKELAMSASAVSHALTRLRNTFSDELFFRVGNTMHPTVLADDIAEPIAESLALLTQGLTPRPRFNPARSTESFTFSITDYTAFSVFPTLMAHMEKLAPHIKFNLVYSPQKVAITDLLAGKIDFALGFTDMTQSENREIEEIDWIEDSYVIITAADYLSGRALTLDDYLAARHLVVTPWNESRGVIDYALDKLNKKRHIALKTPSMMSAPFIIADSTLIMALPRNVATIFAQFLPLRIHALPFTVPPYRVKIYSHRRNSRSEASQWIKSLLHRLVTHPITN; via the coding sequence ATGAACATCATGCATCTCGATTTGCGACGTATCGATTTAAATTTACTGGTGGTATTTAACAGCGTGTATCAGCATCGATCCGTCGCCGCAGCGGCAAAAGAGCTGGCGATGAGCGCATCGGCGGTGAGCCACGCGCTGACGCGCTTGCGCAATACGTTTTCCGATGAGCTGTTTTTTCGCGTAGGCAACACCATGCATCCGACCGTATTGGCGGACGATATTGCGGAGCCGATCGCGGAAAGTCTGGCGCTACTGACGCAAGGTCTGACGCCGCGTCCACGCTTTAATCCCGCCCGCAGCACGGAAAGTTTCACCTTTTCCATCACCGATTACACCGCGTTTTCGGTGTTTCCAACCCTGATGGCGCACATGGAAAAGCTGGCACCCCATATCAAATTCAATCTGGTTTATTCGCCGCAAAAGGTCGCGATTACGGATTTACTGGCAGGGAAAATCGATTTTGCTTTAGGGTTCACCGACATGACGCAATCGGAGAACAGGGAAATTGAGGAGATAGACTGGATTGAAGACAGCTATGTCATCATCACCGCCGCGGATTATCTGTCAGGCAGGGCGCTTACGCTGGATGATTACCTAGCCGCCCGGCATCTTGTCGTAACGCCCTGGAATGAGTCCCGCGGGGTGATTGACTACGCGCTGGATAAGCTCAACAAGAAACGTCATATCGCACTAAAGACGCCTTCCATGATGAGTGCGCCGTTTATCATCGCCGATTCAACGCTGATCATGGCATTACCCCGCAATGTCGCGACAATCTTTGCACAATTCCTGCCCTTACGGATTCACGCCTTGCCTTTCACGGTGCCACCCTATCGCGTGAAGATATACAGTCACCGCCGCAATAGCCGTTCGGAAGCCAGTCAGTGGATTAAAAGTCTGTTACACAGGCTGGTGACACATCCCATAACGAACTGA
- a CDS encoding ogr/Delta-like zinc finger family protein, translating to MMHCPFCGHAAHARTSRSLSENVKQRYHQCRNIECSATFRTLESIEEIIQPSNRRDLSVPDIPLSPAMQKKYKDYPASALRN from the coding sequence ATGATGCACTGCCCGTTCTGTGGCCACGCAGCCCATGCACGCACGAGCCGATCGTTATCGGAGAACGTCAAGCAGCGTTATCACCAGTGCCGCAATATTGAATGCTCAGCAACTTTCCGAACATTGGAATCGATAGAGGAAATTATTCAACCGTCGAATAGACGAGATTTGTCAGTGCCGGATATTCCGTTATCCCCGGCCATGCAGAAAAAATATAAGGATTATCCGGCCTCAGCACTGCGGAATTAA
- a CDS encoding DUF1778 domain-containing protein, producing the protein MPTTARLEARIPSELHALIKHAAELQGRTMTDFIITATQEAAKRAVEETAILRLAMEDQKQFADSLLSESPVSPALLGAMKRRKALGR; encoded by the coding sequence ATGCCTACCACCGCAAGACTGGAAGCGCGCATCCCTTCGGAACTCCACGCCTTGATCAAACATGCCGCCGAGTTACAGGGTCGTACAATGACGGATTTTATTATCACAGCAACGCAGGAAGCCGCTAAGAGAGCCGTAGAGGAAACCGCAATCCTGAGACTGGCAATGGAAGACCAAAAGCAATTTGCTGACTCGCTACTGTCTGAATCACCGGTTTCCCCTGCATTACTAGGCGCAATGAAAAGGCGTAAAGCGCTGGGAAGATAA
- a CDS encoding phage capsid size determination protein, which yields MSQKIEQTDKPAVVDYVKKTADEYQKKRAEHFANASELDNINTAIERAKEQKANTEAENQLSDTDWRARFLAARGEMTEELKNQQLQRLAQRELAQEYDGLLAQLEIEQLRQKAKCYASAKDCCDAHASALRDYAEWEFNQALNNISTNLIRAIKLKRHMLDITTSEYKQGIAYQKPEKVVMDLVTENLRVKTDNYRFDMSNELVLSSLGLNSPSLPHSYFEPVASPAQRMKFFRELKEKEEALKVRSQKV from the coding sequence ATGAGCCAGAAAATAGAACAAACTGATAAGCCAGCAGTAGTGGATTATGTGAAAAAAACGGCGGATGAATACCAGAAGAAACGAGCGGAACACTTTGCCAACGCTAGTGAACTGGACAACATCAATACCGCGATTGAGCGTGCCAAAGAGCAGAAAGCCAATACGGAAGCGGAAAATCAGCTTTCTGACACCGACTGGCGAGCGCGTTTTCTTGCCGCTCGTGGCGAAATGACGGAAGAACTGAAAAATCAGCAGTTACAACGGCTAGCACAACGTGAACTGGCACAAGAATATGATGGGCTACTGGCACAATTGGAAATAGAGCAGCTTAGACAGAAAGCGAAGTGCTACGCCTCAGCAAAAGATTGTTGCGATGCTCACGCCAGCGCCCTTCGAGACTATGCTGAATGGGAATTTAATCAGGCGTTAAATAACATCAGTACAAATCTGATCCGGGCGATTAAGTTAAAACGGCATATGCTGGATATCACCACCTCTGAATATAAACAAGGGATCGCCTATCAGAAACCCGAAAAAGTCGTAATGGATTTGGTTACTGAAAATCTCAGAGTGAAAACGGATAACTACCGCTTTGATATGAGTAACGAGCTGGTGTTGTCATCGTTGGGACTGAATTCTCCTTCATTGCCGCATTCCTATTTTGAGCCTGTGGCAAGCCCGGCACAAAGAATGAAATTTTTCCGTGAATTAAAAGAAAAAGAGGAAGCGTTAAAAGTTCGGAGCCAGAAAGTATGA
- a CDS encoding STM2901 family protein: MDTTEELNNTYYYHGHGNLTAGELFNLIFLENFSSRTGLEITAAALILSGQPYLKVSGKLSAATATPGTSVASRVSRALLRDLRFPYGLRPLTPMGKNLATLKMVPTNKIASFVGRYIPWIGYVQLIAIMQLVARDTRRQYNLIARPEDRIEWTYF; this comes from the coding sequence ATGGATACTACTGAGGAACTCAATAATACATATTATTATCATGGGCATGGAAATTTAACTGCTGGTGAGTTATTTAACCTGATCTTTCTTGAAAATTTTTCTTCTCGCACCGGTTTAGAGATTACAGCGGCGGCGCTGATCCTCTCAGGGCAACCTTATCTAAAGGTATCAGGAAAACTATCCGCCGCCACTGCGACGCCCGGAACCAGTGTGGCTTCCAGAGTATCACGAGCATTGCTCAGAGATTTACGTTTTCCTTATGGGTTAAGACCGCTCACGCCTATGGGAAAGAATCTTGCGACATTGAAGATGGTTCCTACGAATAAGATTGCCTCTTTTGTTGGGCGTTATATTCCATGGATAGGTTATGTCCAATTAATAGCTATAATGCAATTGGTAGCAAGAGATACCCGTCGACAATATAACCTGATCGCTAGGCCAGAAGACCGCATTGAATGGACGTATTTCTGA
- a CDS encoding DUF1493 family protein — protein MNQRDIENEVIQYLMQRYPIRKHWFKSGIRQVTKDWTLQDDYQFLPEDAHDFLLDIFGHFNIEHSNFDGRNYFEYEYPIWQKKPLSKALKPLTVGMIIESAKAGKWLYD, from the coding sequence ATGAACCAACGAGATATCGAAAATGAGGTTATTCAATACCTAATGCAACGTTACCCGATTAGGAAGCATTGGTTTAAATCCGGTATTAGACAAGTCACTAAAGATTGGACATTACAGGATGATTACCAGTTTCTGCCGGAGGATGCTCATGATTTCCTTCTTGATATATTCGGACATTTTAATATTGAGCACTCAAACTTTGATGGAAGAAATTATTTTGAATATGAGTATCCCATCTGGCAAAAGAAACCACTATCAAAAGCGTTAAAACCGCTCACGGTCGGGATGATTATTGAGTCAGCTAAAGCAGGGAAATGGTTATACGATTAG
- the nifJ gene encoding pyruvate:ferredoxin (flavodoxin) oxidoreductase has translation MITTDGNNAVASVAWRSNEVIAIYPITPSSSMAEHAAAWSSDGGLNIWGDTPRVVEMQSEGGAIATVHGALQTGTLATTFTSSQGLLLMIPTLYKLAGELTPFVLHVAARTVATHALSIFCDHSDVMAVRQTGCAMLCASNVQEAQDFALISQIASLNSRLPFIHFFDGFRTSHEINKIEPLSDDVIRQLLPQKSIDAHRERALTPERPVIRGTASNPDTFFQAREATNRWYDAAYEHVEQTMKDFAAATGRQYQPFEYYGHPEATKIVVLMGSGVGTCEEVIDTLLTRGEKVGVVKIRLYRPFSAKHLLAVIPQTAKSIAVLDRTKEPGALAEPLYLDVMTALAEAFSAGERSLMPRVIGGRYGLSSKEFTPQCIQAIFNELALANPRPRFTVGIYDDVTNLSLPLPEQHFPSSASLEALFYGLGSDGTVSATKNAIKIVGETTPMFVQGYFVYDSKKAGSLTVSHMRVGPHPINAAYLIDQADFVACHQWQFIDKYSMVERLKPGGVFLINSPYTSDDLWHRLPQEVQAGLNQRNARVYCINAAKIARECHLGARINTVMQMAFFHLSQILPADVAVEKLRTAIAKSYGSKGQELVERNWQALSATLEALAEVQLEAVNPDSPRWPPVVSDAAPDFVKTVTAAMLAGLGDTLPVSALPPDGTWPTGTTKWEKRNIAEEIPLWQPQLCTQCNHCVAACPHSAIRAKVVQPDAMENAPASLQSLDVKARDMRGQKYVLQVAPEDCTGCNLCVEVCPAKDRQNPEIKAINMESRLDNLTAEKENFDFFLQLPEIDKSTLERIDIRTSQLISPLFEYSGACSGCGETPYIKLLTQLYGDRLLVANATGCSSIYGGNLPTTPWTTDANGRGPAWANSLFEDNAEFGLGFRLSVDQHRQRAVRLLNKLAPQLPPDLVNALQEESIAPDLRRQQIEQLRGLLAAINDTDAKLLASEADHFVDKSIWLIGGDGWAYDIGYGGLDHVMSLSENVNVLVLDTQCYSNTGGQQSKATPLGAVTKFGEKGKRKARKDLGINVMMYGHVYVAQISLGAQLNQTVKAIQEAEAWPGPSLIIAYSPCEEHGYDLAFSHDQMRQLTATGFWPLYRFDPRRAEEGKAALVTDSRPPSNSLSETLMKEQRFRRLNSMMPEETAQLYEEAELDLRRRFDFLTMMAGKAEKNPQE, from the coding sequence ATGATCACCACCGACGGTAATAACGCAGTCGCTTCTGTGGCTTGGCGAAGCAATGAAGTCATCGCCATCTACCCGATTACTCCCAGTTCCAGCATGGCTGAACACGCGGCCGCCTGGTCTAGCGACGGTGGGCTGAATATATGGGGAGATACGCCCCGCGTTGTTGAAATGCAATCGGAAGGCGGCGCGATCGCTACCGTCCACGGCGCATTGCAGACGGGTACACTCGCCACCACGTTTACCTCATCGCAGGGTCTGCTGCTGATGATCCCCACGCTGTATAAGCTGGCCGGTGAGCTAACCCCGTTCGTCCTGCATGTCGCTGCCCGTACGGTTGCGACGCATGCGCTTTCCATCTTCTGCGATCATTCGGACGTCATGGCGGTGCGCCAGACGGGGTGTGCCATGCTGTGCGCCAGCAATGTGCAGGAAGCACAGGACTTTGCGCTGATCTCGCAAATCGCCAGTCTGAACAGCCGCCTGCCGTTTATCCATTTCTTCGACGGTTTCCGTACCTCACACGAAATCAATAAGATTGAGCCGCTGAGCGATGACGTCATCCGTCAGCTTCTGCCACAGAAATCCATTGATGCACACCGTGAGCGAGCGCTCACACCGGAACGCCCGGTGATTCGTGGTACCGCCTCGAACCCAGATACCTTCTTCCAGGCGCGTGAAGCCACCAACCGTTGGTATGACGCGGCGTATGAGCACGTTGAGCAGACGATGAAAGATTTCGCCGCGGCCACAGGGCGTCAGTATCAGCCGTTTGAATACTACGGCCACCCAGAAGCGACCAAAATCGTCGTCCTGATGGGTTCTGGCGTCGGCACCTGCGAAGAAGTGATCGATACGCTGCTGACGCGCGGCGAGAAAGTCGGCGTGGTGAAAATTCGCCTGTACCGTCCGTTCTCTGCCAAGCATCTGCTGGCCGTCATTCCACAAACGGCGAAGAGCATCGCGGTGCTGGACCGCACGAAAGAACCGGGTGCGCTGGCAGAACCGCTGTATCTCGATGTAATGACCGCGCTGGCCGAGGCGTTCTCCGCAGGTGAGCGTTCACTTATGCCACGGGTGATTGGTGGTCGTTACGGGCTGTCTTCCAAAGAGTTTACCCCGCAGTGCATACAGGCGATCTTTAATGAGTTAGCACTTGCTAACCCACGACCGCGCTTCACTGTCGGGATTTATGACGATGTCACCAACCTGTCTCTGCCACTGCCGGAACAGCATTTTCCCAGCAGCGCGTCGCTCGAAGCGCTGTTCTACGGTCTGGGCAGTGACGGCACCGTTTCTGCGACCAAGAACGCGATCAAAATCGTCGGTGAAACCACCCCGATGTTTGTGCAAGGCTACTTTGTCTATGATTCGAAAAAAGCCGGTAGCCTGACCGTTTCCCACATGCGCGTGGGTCCACACCCGATCAACGCAGCCTACCTGATCGATCAGGCCGATTTCGTCGCCTGCCATCAGTGGCAGTTTATCGACAAGTACAGCATGGTCGAACGGCTGAAGCCCGGCGGCGTTTTCCTGATCAACTCGCCGTATACCAGCGACGATCTGTGGCACCGTTTACCACAGGAAGTACAGGCAGGGCTGAATCAGCGCAACGCCCGCGTTTATTGCATCAATGCCGCCAAGATTGCCCGCGAGTGTCATCTGGGCGCGCGTATTAATACCGTCATGCAGATGGCGTTCTTCCACCTGTCACAGATTCTGCCAGCCGATGTAGCGGTAGAAAAACTGCGTACTGCTATCGCGAAGAGCTACGGCAGTAAAGGTCAGGAGCTGGTTGAGCGCAACTGGCAGGCGCTGAGCGCCACACTGGAAGCGCTGGCCGAGGTGCAACTGGAAGCCGTCAACCCAGACAGCCCACGGTGGCCGCCGGTGGTTTCCGACGCGGCACCCGATTTCGTCAAGACCGTCACGGCCGCGATGCTGGCAGGTTTGGGCGATACGCTGCCCGTTTCTGCCCTGCCGCCCGATGGCACCTGGCCGACTGGTACCACCAAGTGGGAAAAACGCAATATTGCGGAAGAAATTCCGCTATGGCAGCCGCAGCTCTGTACGCAGTGTAACCACTGTGTTGCCGCCTGCCCGCACTCGGCTATCCGCGCCAAAGTCGTTCAGCCAGACGCAATGGAAAATGCACCAGCCTCGCTGCAATCTCTGGATGTGAAAGCGCGCGATATGCGCGGTCAGAAATACGTGTTGCAGGTCGCCCCTGAAGACTGCACCGGCTGCAATTTGTGTGTGGAAGTCTGTCCAGCCAAAGACCGTCAGAACCCAGAAATCAAAGCCATCAATATGGAATCCCGTCTGGATAATCTGACAGCGGAAAAAGAGAATTTCGATTTCTTCCTGCAACTGCCGGAAATCGACAAATCCACGCTGGAACGTATCGATATCCGTACTTCTCAGCTGATTTCGCCGCTGTTCGAATACTCCGGTGCCTGCTCCGGCTGTGGCGAAACCCCGTACATCAAGCTGTTGACGCAGCTCTATGGCGATCGCCTGCTGGTCGCGAATGCGACAGGTTGTTCGTCTATTTATGGCGGTAACCTGCCTACGACGCCGTGGACGACAGATGCCAACGGTCGCGGCCCGGCCTGGGCTAACTCACTGTTCGAGGATAATGCCGAATTCGGTCTGGGCTTCCGCCTGAGTGTCGATCAGCACCGTCAGCGTGCCGTGCGCCTGCTCAACAAGCTGGCACCGCAACTGCCGCCGGATCTGGTTAACGCGTTGCAGGAAGAGTCTATTGCGCCCGATCTGCGCCGTCAGCAGATTGAACAGCTACGTGGATTGCTGGCCGCCATCAATGACACTGACGCCAAGCTGCTGGCGAGCGAAGCCGACCACTTTGTCGATAAATCCATCTGGCTTATCGGCGGTGACGGCTGGGCGTACGACATCGGCTACGGCGGGCTGGATCACGTCATGAGCCTGAGCGAAAACGTCAACGTGCTGGTGCTGGATACCCAGTGTTATTCCAACACCGGTGGACAGCAGTCCAAAGCAACACCGCTGGGCGCCGTCACCAAGTTTGGCGAGAAAGGCAAACGCAAAGCGCGTAAAGATCTCGGCATCAACGTCATGATGTACGGCCATGTGTATGTCGCGCAGATCTCACTGGGCGCACAGTTAAACCAAACGGTGAAAGCGATTCAGGAAGCCGAAGCCTGGCCGGGTCCGTCGCTGATTATCGCGTACAGCCCGTGTGAAGAGCATGGCTACGATCTGGCATTCAGCCACGATCAGATGCGTCAATTAACGGCAACCGGCTTCTGGCCGCTCTACCGCTTCGACCCACGCCGCGCCGAGGAAGGGAAAGCCGCGCTGGTGACGGATTCTCGTCCGCCATCCAACAGCCTGAGCGAAACGCTGATGAAAGAGCAACGCTTCCGCCGCCTGAATAGCATGATGCCGGAGGAAACTGCGCAGCTCTATGAAGAAGCAGAACTGGATCTGCGCCGCCGCTTTGATTTCCTGACCATGATGGCAGGCAAGGCAGAGAAAAACCCGCAGGAATAA
- the cybB gene encoding cytochrome b561, protein MKGKFAPSQIALHWLVFLLLVVTYATIELRGFAERGSLLRTVMIVTHFSCGVAILVLMLARLFLRHRHTSPAITPAPSRWQSALGSLTHAVIYLLFITLPILGVASRYYSGRDWMLFGIGMPTSATPNFDLAETLIGWHETLAPLGYWLIALHTAAALFHHYVMKDNTLLRMMPAKRDN, encoded by the coding sequence ATGAAAGGAAAGTTCGCACCATCGCAGATTGCATTGCACTGGCTGGTTTTTCTGTTGCTCGTTGTGACCTATGCCACCATAGAGCTACGCGGATTTGCTGAACGCGGCTCGCTGCTGCGCACCGTGATGATCGTGACACACTTTAGCTGCGGCGTAGCCATACTGGTTCTTATGCTGGCTCGCTTATTCCTACGCCATCGCCATACCTCACCCGCCATTACGCCAGCGCCGTCACGTTGGCAAAGTGCGCTGGGCTCACTTACCCACGCCGTTATTTATCTCCTGTTTATCACGCTGCCGATTCTGGGCGTTGCCTCACGCTATTACAGCGGTCGGGACTGGATGCTTTTTGGGATCGGTATGCCAACATCCGCTACGCCGAATTTTGACCTGGCTGAAACGCTGATTGGCTGGCATGAAACGCTGGCACCGCTAGGGTACTGGCTCATTGCTCTGCACACCGCCGCTGCCCTGTTCCACCACTATGTCATGAAAGACAACACGCTGCTGCGCATGATGCCAGCCAAGCGCGATAATTGA
- a CDS encoding GNAT family N-acetyltransferase, with amino-acid sequence MSLLTYTLLAKNHNKKDFNCGVPELNTYLQKYAGQDSRERFTKCYAAVDENNNVAGFYTLSSSAIDISGLPDTITKKLPRYPSVPAALLGRLAVDSQFAGKGIGGSLLVDAILNVSRSTTGIWALHVDAKDQAAKNFYLKYGFVAFQRKPNSLYLPITNTLLKELASFELA; translated from the coding sequence ATGAGCTTATTGACCTACACGCTACTTGCCAAAAACCATAACAAGAAAGACTTTAATTGCGGCGTTCCTGAACTAAATACCTACCTGCAAAAGTATGCTGGGCAGGACAGCCGGGAACGCTTTACTAAATGTTATGCTGCCGTTGATGAAAACAATAACGTAGCAGGCTTTTATACGTTATCTTCCAGTGCAATCGACATCAGCGGCCTTCCCGATACGATTACCAAGAAACTCCCGCGTTATCCTTCTGTACCTGCGGCGTTACTTGGTCGCCTTGCCGTTGATTCTCAATTTGCAGGAAAAGGCATAGGCGGTTCATTACTCGTTGATGCGATCCTCAATGTATCACGCTCGACGACAGGAATATGGGCTTTGCATGTCGATGCCAAAGATCAGGCTGCAAAGAACTTTTATCTGAAGTATGGATTTGTTGCCTTTCAACGTAAGCCTAATTCGCTCTATCTTCCTATCACAAATACCTTGTTAAAAGAATTAGCTTCATTTGAACTGGCCTGA
- a CDS encoding helix-turn-helix transcriptional regulator: MLSATPPTPIPAMPPMSQHPVRERLMRLPEVLHVTGISRSTLYELSGRKAFPARVPLGGKNVAWVESEIHHWVAERIAARKQENHA; this comes from the coding sequence ATGTTGTCAGCCACACCCCCAACGCCTATTCCTGCTATGCCCCCGATGTCACAGCATCCGGTCAGAGAGCGCTTAATGCGTTTACCGGAAGTGCTGCACGTCACCGGCATTTCTCGCTCAACGCTGTATGAACTGAGCGGCCGCAAGGCCTTTCCCGCCCGAGTCCCACTGGGTGGGAAGAACGTCGCGTGGGTTGAGTCCGAAATTCATCACTGGGTGGCCGAACGTATCGCCGCCCGTAAACAGGAGAACCACGCATGA